The nucleotide sequence ATTCCTCAACAAATTGAAGCAGCCGAACGTTCCGAATGTTATGCTGCCCGAATGAGAAGCGCTACCTTTATCAATGTTATCATAAGAAATATAAGTTCTTATTGTACCGGTTTGGAAAAGGATGGGGTAAAGGAAAAGGAATACTTAAATCTTTTGAGGAGCGAAATTAAAAGTTTCAGAAGATTGTACAAAGTTTGGAGACGATCTATTCGAAGCTAAACCTTGCCTACTACCACTTCCTATTTTTATAAGTGTCTTATTACTTACACGCAGCTATATTAAGAATGGCCTCATTGGAATTAAAGCTATATCCTCTCAACTACATATTTCTCCTGTACTGACCCCCTACCGCAAACAAGGCATCTGTAATTTGTCCAAGGGAACAGAACTTGGTAACCTCCATCAACTTTTCAAAAATATTCCCGTTTTTAACCGCTATTTCCTGCAATTCCTTTAATTGGGTCTCGGCAGTTACCCCCATCATAGCATGTAAGTTTTCCAAGGTGCCAATCTGGGCCTGTTTTTCGGACTCTGTTGCCCGGATCACTTCTGCAGGCATAATTGTTGGCGACCCTTTGGAGCTTAGAAAAGTATTTACCCCTATAATAGGAAGTTCCCCGTTGTGCTTTAGCGTCTCATAGTAAAGGCTTTCCTCCTGAATTTTGGATCTCTGATACATTGTTTCCATGGCCCCCAGTACACCCCCTCGTTCAGTAATACGATCAAATTCCAATAAGACGGCCTCCTCTACCAGATCTGTCAATTCCTCAATTATAAAGGAACCCTGCAAAGGATTTTCGTTTTTGGCCAAGCCCAATTCCTTGTTGATGATCAATTGAATTGCCATGGCCCTGCGAACAGACTCCTCTGTTGGAGTGGTTATTGCCTCATCATAGGCATTGGTATGCAAAGAATTACAGTTGTCATAGATGGCATAGAGTGCCTGTAAGGTAGTGCGGATATCATTAAAATCTATTTCTTGGGCATGCAAGCTCCTCCCCGAAGTTTGGATATGGTACTTTAACATCTGCGCCCTGGAGTCTGCTCCATACTTAAGATGCATTGCCTTTGCCCATATACGACGTGCAACCCTACCAATTACAGCATATTCCGGGTCTATCCCATTTGAAAAGAAAAAGGATAGGTTGGGACCAAATTTATTGATGTCCATCCCCCTACTTAAATAATACTCCACATAGGTAAAACCGTTGGAGAGTGTAAATGCCAATTGGGTAATTGGATTGGCCCCCGCCTCTGCAATATGATACCCGGAAATGGAAACCGAATAAAAATTACGTACTGAGTGCTGAATAAAATATTCCTGCACATCCCCCATTAATCGCAGGGCAAATTCCGTTGAAAAAATACAGGTATTTTGAGCCTGATCTTCCTTTAAGATATCTGCTTGCACCGTACCTCTTATCGTATTAAGGGTCTTCTTTTTAATTTCGGTATACACATTTTGAGGCAAGACCTGATCACCAGTAATACCCAATAGCATTAATCCCAACCCTTCATTACCCTCTGGCAATTCCCCTTGGTATTTTGGCCTAGGCAAACCTTTTTCCCTATACAAGGCAGCTATTTTCCCTTCTACCTCATTTTCCAACCCATTTTTCAAAATATATTTCTCACAATTCTGATCAATGGCGGTATTTATAAAATAACCCAACAACATGGGCGCAGGACCATTGATGGTCATACTAACAGAGGTTGCGGGACTGCATAGGTCAAATCCTGAATACAACTTTTTAGCGTCGTCCAAACAGCAGATGGAAACTCCTGCATTGCCTATTTTTCCGTATATATCAGGTCTAAAATCCGGATCCTGTCCATACAGGGTTACCGAATCAAATGCAGTGGATAAGCGCTTGGCAGGCAATCCCAAACTAACATAATGAAAACGCCTGTTTGTCCGTTCAGGACCACCTTCACCGGCAAACATTCTTGTAGGATCTTCCTCTGTTCTCTTAAAAGGATACAGTCCGGCCGTATAAGGAAATTCCCCAGGTACATTTTCCTGGAGTATCCAACCCAAAATATCGCCCCATGCCTTATATTTTGGAAGTGCCACTTTTGGAATATCGGTTTGGGCCAATGATTTTGTATGGGTTTCCAATTTTATCTCCTTCCCCCTTACCTTATAACTAAAGATTGGAGTTCTGTACTGTTGAATCTTTTTTTCCCAATTCAGGATCAATTCCCAATTATGGGAATCCAAACCCATTTTTATTTCATCGAACTCTTTAAACAGGAGCCCTAATAATTGTTTTTTGTCCTCGGATAGGGACAACTCCAAAATTGCTTCTGTATTTAATCCTTCTTTTAGCAAAAATGAATTAAAATCTCCCTCGACATCCACCTTGGAAATGGCTTGAATGGTCTTAAAAATACCATATAACTTTTGGGCCAACTCGGCTTGTTTAAGGACCTTTTTATCATAGGCACGATTGCCATCGGCTATTTCAGACAAATAACGTGTGCGAGGAGGGGGAATTATATAAACCTTCTCTTCATCGCCATTTCCAACTTGGAATTGGGAATTTAGGGCTGTTCCTGTTTTTGAAACCAATTTATCCATTACGGACTTATACAAACGATTCATGCCATGATCATTGAACTGTGAAGCTATGGTCCCGAAAATAGGCAGTTCATCGTGATTGGCCTCCCAAAGTCCATGATTGCGTACATATTGCTTTTTTACATCCCTTAGAGCGTCCAGAGCCCCTCTTTTATCGAACTTATTAATGGCAACAATATCCGCAAAATCCAACATATCTATTTTTTCCAACTGGGTGGCAGCCCCAAATTCGGGCGTCATAACATATAAGGAAACATCACAATGTTCAATTATCTCCGTATCGGACTGACCGATGCCTGAAGTCTCCAAAATAATCAAATGGAATCCTGCCACTTTTAGGACCTGAATGGCCTCGTCCACATGTTTGGATAATGCCAAATTCGACTGTCTGGTAGCAAGCGATCTCATATAGACCCGAGAATCGTTAATGGCGTTCATCCGAATACGATCTCCCAACAAAGCACCTCCGGTTTTCCTTTTGGACGGATCAACAGAGATGATTCCGATGGTCTTATCAGGAAAATCCAACAAAAATCTTCTTACCAATTCATCTACCAAACTCGATTTTCCCGCGCCTCCTGTCCCTGTTACACCCAGTACGGGCACAGCACTTTTGGATATTGACAAACCAGAAAAAACCTTTACAAAGTCCTCATGTCTATTTTCGGCCAAGGTAATAAGTCGTGCTATGGCATTTACATTCCTTTCCTTTAATAATTGAACCATTGACCGGCCCTCGGGAATTTTAAAATTGGGAATGGAAAAATCACTTTGCCGTACCAAATCATTTATCATTCCCTGTAGCCCCATAGTCCTGCCATCATCTGGGGAATATATTCTGGTTATCCCATAATCCATTAATTCTTTAATCTCTGCAGGAAGAATTACCCCTCCGCCACCGCCAAAAATCTTAATGTGGTCCGCCCCCCTATCCAGTAAAAGATCGTGCATATACTTGAAATACTCCATGTGCCCTCCCTGGTATGAAGTTATGGCAATGGCATTTACATCCTCCTGTATGGCACAATCTACTACTTCGGACACACTGCGATCATGACCTAAATGAATCACTTCCACACCGGTAGACTGAATAATACGCCTCATCATGTTAATCGCGGCATCATGACCATCAAACAGGGATGCGGCCGTAACTATACGAACTTTATTTTTAGGAATATATGGCGGCTTCTGCTTCATAACTATAATTCTAACACCCTTTAATCGACCTAATAAATACCCTTTTTCATAATCACTCCTCAATGCGGTTATTGAAGGAAATATATTAGGAGAGTACTCTCTTTTTAATAGACAAAAAAAGGACCATTATTTGGGTGCAATTTAACAAAAACGCAAAAATTATAGTGATAAAATTAGAATTTTATAAAAATACCCCTCAACTAAAGTACTTCATTCCTAAAATCCTAATTTTGCGACCTAAAACAGTTAAACTTTGAAGACAACTATCTTAATCAATTGCCCCGACCAATCCGGAATAATTAGTTCGGTAACCGGATTTATACATAAAAAAGGAGGCAATATTATTTATATTGATCAGCACGTAGATAAAGAAGCGGGGGTGTTTTTTATGCGACTGGAAAGCGATTTTGAAAAAAACATCCCAGCCGTAAAAAATTTAAAGCAGGAATTTGAAAATGAATTGGCCCAACCCTACCAAATGGAGTGGAGTTTGCATTTGGGCTCCGTAAAGCCAAAAATGGCCCTGTTCGTTTCCAAATACAATCATTGTCTATACGATTTATTAAGTAGGTACAATATAGGTGAATTAGAGGTTGAAATACCCTTTATCCTTAGCAATCACAGTGACTTGGAATACGTAGCCAATCAATTCGAAATTCCCTTTTTTCATGTACCTGTAACGAAAAGCACAAAAGATGAAGCCGAAAATAGGCAATTGGAACTTTTAAAAGAATATCAAATAGATTTTATTGTATTGGCCAGATATATGCAAATCGTAACCAGCAAGGTTATTGACAACTACCCCAATAAGATTATCAATATTCACCATTCCTTTTTACCTGCCTTTGCCGGCGCAAAGCCATACCATGCCGCATTTGAGAGGGGTGTTAAAATTATAGGTGCCACCAGTCATTACGTTACCGAGGAATTGGATGCCGGTCCCATTATAGAGCAGGACGTTACTACCGTAACCCATGCCCATAGCATCAAGGACTTTATAACCAAGGGACGGGATTTGGAGAAAATTGTACTTTCCAGAGCGGTAAAGCTTCATATTAGCAGAAAGACCATGGTCTACAATAACAAAACCGTAATTTTCTCATAAACCAAATACTAAATCCCGACGGTATAGGTTATAGTAATAACTCTAAATTTTTAAAATGAAAAAATTCATATTAGCCATAATCCTATTTCAATTTATTGGATGTTCGGAATTACAACAGGTGGTCAATCAATTGCCCCAGGGAGGTACTCTTGGCAATGACGAAATTGCAAACGGATTAAAGGAAGCCCTTAATATGGGAATCGACAAACAGGTAAGTAAACTAACCCAAACCGATGGTTTCTTTGGCAACGAACTGGTGAAAATTATGCTTCCCGAGGAATTACAGAAAGTGGACAAGACCCTCAGGGACATTGGCCTGTCCAGCTTAGCCGATGAAGGGCTAAAAATACTGAACCGGGCCGCAGAGGATGCAGTTGGTGAAGCTACACCTATATTTGTAAATGCGGTTAAGGGAATGACCTTTAGCGATGCCAAAAACATTCTTTTGGGATCGGACAATGCTGCAACCATATACCTTACCAATGCCACACAAACAGAACTGTACAATAAATTTAACCCCGTAATCAAAAATTCCTTTGAAAAAGTTGGAGCAGATAAGATCTGGAACAACCTAATTACTAGATATAACAACATTCCCCTTACCAATAATGTAAATCCGGACCTTACAGATTACGTTACCCAAGAGGCCTTGAATGGTGTATTTACCATGATTGCTCTTGAAGAAAAGGAGATTAGGAACAAGGTTTCGTCAAGAACCACGGATGTGCTGAGAAAAGTTTTTGCCCTACAGGATTAAAAATGAACAATTTATAGGTATTTTACACAATAAATCCCAACACTTTACGTTACATTTAAACAAGCACACATTACAACCTTTAATTTGCTAGAAAAGCAATACAGATATACCTAAAGAATTTGAGTTAGTATTTTTTGAGTTAGTTAGTTTAAAACCGGTGGGAGCACCGGTTTTTTTGTTTGGCATCAGATTGTTTGTGCCCAACATTCAATTGGATTCAATGATAATTTAGGATCTAATTTGAGTTATTTCCCTTTAAAAAGTCTAAAATTATTTTACCAAAAGATATTCTATTACGGTATCATTAAAAAACTGTGGCTGCTCTACGTTTACTACATGCCCACAGTTCTGGACTACTATAAGTTCGGCACTTTTATGATCCAACACAATTTGCTGAATCGTGGGCAAGAACAAATAGTCCTCTGCTCCCATTACGTAAAGAGTAGGGATTCTTATATCTACAGTTCTAAAAAAACGAAGTAGCGGATTGATCTCCGATGTTAACTTAAACCAACGAATGAATTCCTTTTGGTATAATTTTTTGGCCTCCCGAACAAAAAGTAATCGTGATTCCTTATGGTTCTTATTGGGCATTATTACAAAGGCAAAAAATTTGTAC is from Arenibacter algicola and encodes:
- a CDS encoding methylmalonyl-CoA mutase family protein — its product is MKQKPPYIPKNKVRIVTAASLFDGHDAAINMMRRIIQSTGVEVIHLGHDRSVSEVVDCAIQEDVNAIAITSYQGGHMEYFKYMHDLLLDRGADHIKIFGGGGGVILPAEIKELMDYGITRIYSPDDGRTMGLQGMINDLVRQSDFSIPNFKIPEGRSMVQLLKERNVNAIARLITLAENRHEDFVKVFSGLSISKSAVPVLGVTGTGGAGKSSLVDELVRRFLLDFPDKTIGIISVDPSKRKTGGALLGDRIRMNAINDSRVYMRSLATRQSNLALSKHVDEAIQVLKVAGFHLIILETSGIGQSDTEIIEHCDVSLYVMTPEFGAATQLEKIDMLDFADIVAINKFDKRGALDALRDVKKQYVRNHGLWEANHDELPIFGTIASQFNDHGMNRLYKSVMDKLVSKTGTALNSQFQVGNGDEEKVYIIPPPRTRYLSEIADGNRAYDKKVLKQAELAQKLYGIFKTIQAISKVDVEGDFNSFLLKEGLNTEAILELSLSEDKKQLLGLLFKEFDEIKMGLDSHNWELILNWEKKIQQYRTPIFSYKVRGKEIKLETHTKSLAQTDIPKVALPKYKAWGDILGWILQENVPGEFPYTAGLYPFKRTEEDPTRMFAGEGGPERTNRRFHYVSLGLPAKRLSTAFDSVTLYGQDPDFRPDIYGKIGNAGVSICCLDDAKKLYSGFDLCSPATSVSMTINGPAPMLLGYFINTAIDQNCEKYILKNGLENEVEGKIAALYREKGLPRPKYQGELPEGNEGLGLMLLGITGDQVLPQNVYTEIKKKTLNTIRGTVQADILKEDQAQNTCIFSTEFALRLMGDVQEYFIQHSVRNFYSVSISGYHIAEAGANPITQLAFTLSNGFTYVEYYLSRGMDINKFGPNLSFFFSNGIDPEYAVIGRVARRIWAKAMHLKYGADSRAQMLKYHIQTSGRSLHAQEIDFNDIRTTLQALYAIYDNCNSLHTNAYDEAITTPTEESVRRAMAIQLIINKELGLAKNENPLQGSFIIEELTDLVEEAVLLEFDRITERGGVLGAMETMYQRSKIQEESLYYETLKHNGELPIIGVNTFLSSKGSPTIMPAEVIRATESEKQAQIGTLENLHAMMGVTAETQLKELQEIAVKNGNIFEKLMEVTKFCSLGQITDALFAVGGQYRRNM
- the purU gene encoding formyltetrahydrofolate deformylase, whose translation is MKTTILINCPDQSGIISSVTGFIHKKGGNIIYIDQHVDKEAGVFFMRLESDFEKNIPAVKNLKQEFENELAQPYQMEWSLHLGSVKPKMALFVSKYNHCLYDLLSRYNIGELEVEIPFILSNHSDLEYVANQFEIPFFHVPVTKSTKDEAENRQLELLKEYQIDFIVLARYMQIVTSKVIDNYPNKIINIHHSFLPAFAGAKPYHAAFERGVKIIGATSHYVTEELDAGPIIEQDVTTVTHAHSIKDFITKGRDLEKIVLSRAVKLHISRKTMVYNNKTVIFS
- a CDS encoding DUF4197 domain-containing protein; protein product: MKKFILAIILFQFIGCSELQQVVNQLPQGGTLGNDEIANGLKEALNMGIDKQVSKLTQTDGFFGNELVKIMLPEELQKVDKTLRDIGLSSLADEGLKILNRAAEDAVGEATPIFVNAVKGMTFSDAKNILLGSDNAATIYLTNATQTELYNKFNPVIKNSFEKVGADKIWNNLITRYNNIPLTNNVNPDLTDYVTQEALNGVFTMIALEEKEIRNKVSSRTTDVLRKVFALQD